Proteins from one Deinococcus actinosclerus genomic window:
- a CDS encoding NADH-quinone oxidoreductase subunit J, with protein MMLAFILLGALAIVGGVITIAAKNAVHAALGLVGTLLCVAGLFATLNASFLAATQVIVYAGAVMVLFLFVIMLLNANQPVTERDPVPYVRELAGIGGTLLAGAFVVLAFTYRDPRPLAEGAAAVKNGSALVMGETLLTRFLLPFEAVSILLLVAIVGAVALVQRPAAQPDGVPDELEEPVGAPQEERRQVPRGAAPALMQTRGAQDGEVRA; from the coding sequence ATGATGCTGGCGTTCATCCTGCTGGGCGCGCTGGCGATCGTGGGCGGCGTGATCACCATTGCCGCGAAGAACGCGGTGCACGCGGCGCTGGGGCTGGTGGGCACGCTGCTGTGCGTGGCGGGCCTGTTCGCCACGTTGAACGCGTCGTTCCTGGCGGCCACGCAGGTGATCGTGTACGCGGGCGCGGTGATGGTGCTGTTCCTGTTCGTGATCATGCTCCTGAACGCGAACCAGCCGGTCACGGAACGCGACCCGGTGCCGTACGTGCGTGAACTCGCCGGGATCGGCGGGACGCTGCTGGCCGGGGCGTTCGTGGTGCTGGCCTTCACGTACAGGGACCCGCGTCCGCTGGCCGAGGGCGCGGCCGCCGTGAAGAACGGCTCCGCGCTGGTGATGGGGGAGACCCTCCTGACCCGCTTCCTGCTGCCCTTCGAGGCGGTGAGCATCCTGCTGCTCGTGGCGATCGTGGGCGCGGTGGCGCTCGTGCAGCGCCCGGCCGCGCAGCCCGACGGCGTGCCGGACGAACTGGAGGAACCGGTGGGCGCGCCCCAGGAGGAGCGGCGGCAGGTGCCGCGCGGGGCCGCCCCGGCCCTGATGCAGACCCGCGGCGCCCAGGACGGG